CCCATTACTGGTACTATTCAACTATCATCCTTACAAAACCTCAATTTACAGGCGACACTCAACCTGACAGGTTTACTGCTAGAGGCTGCTTTTACAAACCAATTACCGATAGATTTAACGAAGGAATTATTCCCCTTTGGAGAGAAACCCAAATTCGGTGATGTCTTCTACCTCGCTCACCTTGAGGCGTTTTCTTTGGCGGGGGCTAATATCACGCTCAATATCACGGTGATTAATCCAGGGGGTAATACCCTACCTCCTACCGCAGATCCCAGGCTGATATGGGAATGCTGGAATGGTCAAATTTGGGTTCAGTTAGGCACAACGAGTAAAGATGGTGCGATCGCTCCTGTTACTAACAATTTTGCAGACACCACCAATGGGTTGACAAGCACAGGAACAGTGAAATTTACCCTACCCACAGGGGTGAAATCAACAACTGTAAACGGGATTGAAAATGCTTGGTTACGGGTACGAATTGTTAGTGGAAACTATGGTGTAGAAGCACTTTATGAGTTGGTTCCTACTCCGTCACCCCCACCACCACAGCCAACTTATCGCTTAGTTCCGGCGACGTTTGCTCCCCCAGTCATCCAATCAATTCGGGTGGATTATCAGTTGACGCGATCGCTTGCTCCGGAAGCGATAATTACGGAAAATGATTTTGTCTATTCTGAAAATCTGGCAGTTGCAGCGACACAACCCTTTACACCTTTTCGTAGCACCACAGATACACAACCGTCGCTCTATTTAGGGTTTTCTTTACCACCAGGTCGTCAAGAATTTCCCAATCGCCCTATCAGCATTTATATCAAAGTTCCAGAGATTAGCAATAGTGAAGCCCTACGTCTGGCGTGGGAATATTCTAACGGTGAAACCTGGCAAACTCTAGTAGTCCGAGATGAGACTGCTGGGTTTAGTAGATCGGGTCTGGTGGAAGTTTTAGTACCAGCAGATTTTACCCCATCTACAGAGTTTGGTAGAGAAAGATACTGGTTAAGGGTACGCTTGCTTAGTAGTACAGAGTTGACAGCACCGCATTTACAAAGATTGCTGTTGAATACAACGATGGCAATTCAGGCTCAAACCTTACACAATGAAATTCTCGGTTCTAGTAATAGTACTGAGTTTCAAACCTTCCGCGCTACTCGCACTCCCATTTTAGATGGTCAACAATTGGATGTGCAAGAGTCTGATGGCTGGACACATTGGCAAGAAGTTACAGATTTTTATGGTTCTACACCCCGCGATCGCCATTACCTTCTCAACCATCTCACCGGAGAAATTCGTTTTGGGGATGGACAACAGGGAATGATTCCCCCCACTGGTACGGGTAATATTCGCCTCACCCGTTATCAAACTGGAGGAGGAGCAGCAGGTAACCGCAATCCAGGAGCGATCGCTCAACTCAAAACCACTGTACCCTTTATCAAAGCGGTCACTAATTTTGAAGCAGCGACAGGGGGAACTGATGCTGAAAGTTTGGAAAGTCTACGCGATCGCATTCCTCGCCAACTCCGCCACCGCGATCGGGCTGTGACAGTAGAAGATTATCAAGATTTGGCAATGCAAGCCTCACCGGAAGTCGCACGGGCAAAATGCGTTCCTCTACATAATCTGGTAGTCAATCCGGTGATTACTTCACAAACATCAATAACACCAGGCGTTTTAAGTGTAATCGTTGTGCCCAATAGTGATGCACCCAACCCTTCACCCAGTTTAGAATTAATCAATCGAGTGCAGTCCTATCTTGAACGTCGTCGTTTACCAAATGCTGATTTGGTGGTCGTGGGACCTGAATATGTCCGCGTCGATGTGACGACGGAAGTTTCTCTAGTCTCTCTTGATTCAGCCAGTGGTGTTGCTGCATCAGTCCGCCAAACCCTAGACCGCTTTCTCCATCCCCTCACAGGTGGACTAGACGGTAACGGCTGGGACTTTGGACGGGAACCTTATAAATCAGATTTATATGCTTTACTCGAAGCCATTCCTGGTGTTGATTATATTCGGAGTCTAAGTATTTCCCCTATTCCAGACAGTAGCCAATTTCTAGTTTATTCCGGTAATCACACAATTAATTTAACGATTTAGCCCTCATTTATCAGCAAGACTTCTTAATTTTGAATTTTGAATTTTGAATTTTGAATTAATATTATGCCTCTCTCCCTTCCCAACCTCGACGATCGAACTTATAACGATTTAGTTGCTGAAGCTCTCAATCTAATTCCCACCTATGCACCGGAATGGACAAACCATAACCCCTCCGATCCAGGGATTACGCTAATTGAAATGTTTGCCCACATCACAGAAATGTTGCTGTATCGGCAAAATCGAATTACCCAACAAAATATACAGATGTTTTTGCGACTGCTGAACAATCCTGAATGGCAGCCTGGGGAAGATTTGCAGCGAGACGTGCAAGATACTGTATTAAATTTACGACAACACGATCGAGTAGTAACCTGTGAGGATTTTGAGGAAATAGCACTTGCATCCGATCCAAATGTAGCTCGTGCTTATTGTGTCCCTCGACGCAATCTAGAATCAGAAAACTCTCTAGATCGCAGTGTCAATAGACCGGGACATATCAGCGTCATCGTTATTCCCCAGAGTCAAGATCCCATTCCCCAACCGACACCAGAGTTGCTCCAGCTAATCAAGGATAACCTAGAACCTCGAAGATTGCTAACTACACGAGTACACGTAGTTGGTCCGCGCTATTTTCCTGTAGGAATCAGGTTGACTCTCGTACTCAAGCGGGATGCGATTGAAAGTAAAACCCATGATGCAGCGATCTCCGCCCTTAAAAAATTCTTCGATCCGCTAATGGGTGGATCGCAAGGTAAAGGTTGGTCTTTCGGGCGCAATGTCTATGTCTCGGAAATTTATCAACTGCTGGATAATTTATCAGGTGTCGATTATGTTACCCGCACCAACGATCGAGATGAATTAATTGTGGTCGATCGGAGCCGGCTTGTACAGCAATCAGAAGAACTGGTAGCTGTCGAAATTAGACCCGAAGAGTTAGTGGAATTTCGGCTTGACACCAGCGAAATCACGATTAAATCTCCCCTGCAACTCTAATGACAACTTACAGCTTATGCGATCGCCCAGCACCTTACTCAACTATCTCCCTGCAATTTATCAAACCGACCCCTTTATTGGTCAGTTCTTCCTAGCATTTGAAAAAATCTTGCTGGGGCGTCAGGATGAAGTAACTTTTCCCGATCGCGGACTAGAAGAAGCGATCGCCAATTTCCCCACCTATTTAGATCCTTACAAAACTCCTGAATCGTTTTTGTCTTGGTTAGCTAGTTGGGTGGCGTTGAGTGTGCGGGCTGATTGGCCAGTACCTATCCAGCGTGATTTTATTGCCAATATTGTCCAGCGCTATCGATTTCGCGGTACAAAAGCCAACCTCCAAGAACTACTGCGGATGTTTGTCCGAGGTACACCGGAAATTATCGAAACTAACACCGCCGAGTTTCAGATTGGTGTTCATTCCACTATTGGTGAAGACACTTACCTCCGAGGCGGATCGCCACACTTTTTCCAAGTCACGATTGTCCTACCCGAAGAATTACGGAACCGACCTCAAGAACTCGCCCGTCAACTGGAAATTGCCCACGCCATTATCGAACTAGAAAAACCTGCCCATACAACTTACGAACTTATTCCTATCTATCCCGGTACGATGCAGATCGGCGTTACTTCAACAGTGGGGATTGACACACTACTAGGAACTGTTCCTGTATCTTCAAGTACTTCTATCAATTAATCAAGGAAACTAAAACTATGCCCGAAATTAAACGCCTCAACTACTTTACCTCTCAATTCCTAGTTGAGCAGGATTTTCAAGATGAACAAGCCTACCATCGTCAGATGCGCTATCGCCACAATCGCTTGCTGCATACCTGGGGAGTCATTGAAGGACTGGAAGTAACTCGTAGTGGCGATCGCCAAGTCTCAGTTAGTCCTGGTACGGCGAGCGATCGCCAGGGACAAGAAATTGTCTTGACTGCTGCTACAACGCCTACACCCAGCAGCAACAATACATTTAGACCCAATGCTACGGTGTATGTTACAATTGCCTACAATGAAGCTTCCGATCCAGGCGATCGCTACCAAGGTGGGGGCGTAGATAACTTTACCCGCACCACAGAGCGCCCTATTTTGGAAATTTCAGACACAGTACCGCCACGGGATGGCTCAGTGATTATACTAGCAGAGATAGTGCTCGATGCTAATGGTAACATCAACACCATTAACTCTTCAGTACAGCAATTGGCGAGTGCGGTGATTGCACCAGCAGCGATCGGGACGACTCAACTCGCAGACGGTATAGTTACCACTGCCAAACTAAACGATAACGCCGTCACCAGAGCTAAAATAGGCGATGGTGCTGTAGGTAATACCCAGTTGGGCAATAATGCCGTTAACAGCGCCAAAATTGAAGATAACGCCATCACCACAGCCAAAATAGCAGATAATGCTGTTAATGCTGCTAAAATTCAACTTTTAATTCCGCAACAAAATAGACCAACCAGACGCTACTACGCCCCTCTGTTTCCAACTCTATCAACTCAATTGTCAGGACCAGATCCAGGTTATTTATATGCTCCCGGTACAGGTCTTCTGCTACGGCAACTCGGCAGAACTGTTCTTTGGCTGAATCTTCCACACGGTAGCTTAATGACCAACTTTGGTGCGGTTGTCAGAGAGCCAGGAAATACAACCTTTTCCTTACAGCTTACTCTGGCACAGTTAAATAAAGACCATATATCTAATACTCTTCAAATCCTCTCATTTACCTCAACCAGTGAAAGAGCATCCATTCTCAGTCAAGAGGTTAATAATGAGTTTTTCTATGTGGTTTTTGTTAATTATCAACAAGCCTCAACGAACGTTGCAATTATCCAATCTGTTTACATTGACTATCAGCCCACTCAATTATTCTAACTATTCAGCAAAATTTTGGAGATAAAAAATGGAACGCAAAGTCACTATCAAGTCAGCAGAAAATAGATTAACGGTTGCGGTTTCAGAGGCTCAAACAATTGAAATTTTTGACGAGCAAGGTCAATTAATGGAGACAATAAGAAGCGAAAAAATTATTGCTCCTCAAATCTTTTACCTTAAACCTGGTGACTACACCGTTGTGACTAACGGCAAAATTGAGCAGACCACCGTTGATGCAGAAAAAATTAATGTTTCTTTTCCAGAAATTACTCAACTGCAAGTGACATCAGACGCAAAAGATTTTCATAAAGTAGATGGGATTCCTGAAATTCCAGCAGACGGCACATCTTTTACCACCATCACTATCCAAAAAGCAGATATTCAGGGTAATCCCTTAACTACAACTAAAGACAACGATGAAATCTTTCTCCGCACCGATGCGGGTATCATCAAAGATGAGAAAGGATCTCAACAGATTCGTCGTCTAGAACTTCAACAAGGAAAAGCAGCCTTCCGCCTCTATTCAGAGGAGCGCAAACGGGTTGCTAAAGTTCAGGTGATGTGTGCAGATCCCGATGTGATGAACACATCTATTCACATCGAATTTTTCTAAAAGCGTTGTATCCAGGGTCATCACCGCCCTTTTCAGGTTAACTGAGATCTGGCAGCATTCTCAACAAGACTATAAAAACCGGGTTTCTAAACGACAAATTAAGCTTTTTTAGAGTCATCATTCTCAAGAAACCCGATTTTTGATCTAGTGGTTCACCGCATTTCACCAAAACGATCGCAGGTGCTCATCATGTCATGACAATTACAGATAAACCTATAGAAAATCAAGGTATTTTTTGCACCTCAGGGTAATAGAGGACACGAGCGAAGTATGATGCTTAATAAAAAATAGTAAGCTATCTTTTAATAAGAGCGATCGCTAATAAAGGTTCATTTACTTTTGAGAAAAAATATGGAACGTGGTCTTCAGGGAGATTATATACCTAACACGACCACATCGGAAAGGTTTCTGGCATTTGTGCCTCGACCTCTACCACCAGTACCTCCTTTGCAGTTAGATAGCAATCTATACGACCTGATAGAACGTGCTAATAGAGCGTTGGGGCGTTTGGATGGATTAACTACACTCTTGCCAGAACCATCTCTGTTTCTTTACCTTTATGTACGCAAAGAGGCATTACTTTCTTCCAAGATTGAGGGAACTCAGTCTTCGTTCTCCGATTTGCTACTATACGAAATTGAGGAAGCACCAGGAGTTCCTTTAAATGACGTACAGGAAGTATCTCGCTATGTAGCCGCTCTTAACCACGGTTTGACTCGTTTAAGAGAAGGCTTTCCCCTGTCTTTACGCTTGATTCGTGAGATTCATCAAGTGCTGCTTTCAGGGGGTCGAGGTAGCGAGCGCACTCCAGGAGAGTTCCGTCGTACTCAAAATTGGGTAGGAGGTACGCGCCCTGGTAATGCACTTTTTGTGCCTCCGCCTCCGACAGAGGTGATACCTTGTCTGGGGAGTTTGGAAAAGTTCCTACACGATGAACCAGAACGCACGCCAGTATTAATTAAGGCAGCACTCTCTCACGTCCAGTTTGAAAGTATCCATCCGTTTTTGGATGGCAATGGTCGTCTAGGGCGCTTACTCATTACTTTTCTGCTATGTGCTGAAGGTGCCTTGTCAGAACCGTTACTCTATCTCAGTCTCTACTTTAAAACACATCGACAGTTGTATTATGACCTGTTGCAGCAAGTGAGGATTAAGGGGGACTGGGAAGCTTGGTTGATATTTTTTCTAGAAGGAGTTATGGTGACTTCTGAACAAGCAAGCAGTACTGCTCGTCGGCTGTTAACTCTGTTTGAAAACGATCGCCAACGGCTTGGAACTCTTGGTCGTGGGGCTAATTCCACTCTACGATTACACAACTTAATGCGGAAAAAACCACTGTTTAGTATTACCCACGCCAAGAATGAGTTGGGACTCACCATACCAACAGTCACCTCAGCACTGAAAAATTTGGAAAGTCTTGGTATGGTGAAAGAGATAACAGGGCGGCGTCGCGATCGCTTGTTTGTCTACAATGAATATCTCAGCATTCTCAATGAGGGGATTGACTCCTAATCCCATTTGACTTTCAGAAGCAAAGACCTCGCATGCTGCTTGAGTGGGTAAATAATCTGTAGTTTATAAAATAAAAGAACTTACACAAAATTGCAAGGTGTAAGTTCTTTGACTTTAGAAAAAGTATGTTGGAAGAATAAATTTAATTACCACCATGATTGAGCGAATAATTAACAGGATTTTCTACAGTGGATTGGTTGGACATTAATCTCCTAGGAGCACAAGCTTGTGTAAATAACAAAATGCCGATCGGTAAAGCAATTGCCAACATTCTATTCCAGTGCATATTGTTCATAGAATTTATTAAACTCTTCATCAGTTCAACTCCTTGATTG
This genomic interval from Scytonema hofmannii PCC 7110 contains the following:
- a CDS encoding putative baseplate assembly protein gives rise to the protein MALSLPPIDRRTASEIAAQLRSLLVIYYPASFRNPNAVTGVNAALVQVMARFAEIIIQRLNQVPEKNFLAFLDLLGATQLPPQAARVPLTFTLATGTTGDAVVSAGTQVAVSETTLFETERDLIVTSIQLDSVLVREGDRYADRTATLLSDNLTSIAAFQGERPIDHVFYIGHSQLLSFPEIQNLQIQFHAVQLLGDNATVQWQIWNGTEWATIAPINPEVLNQVGNQQLNFATVPTVPISLVNGIANRWLRCRLLTPITGTIQLSSLQNLNLQATLNLTGLLLEAAFTNQLPIDLTKELFPFGEKPKFGDVFYLAHLEAFSLAGANITLNITVINPGGNTLPPTADPRLIWECWNGQIWVQLGTTSKDGAIAPVTNNFADTTNGLTSTGTVKFTLPTGVKSTTVNGIENAWLRVRIVSGNYGVEALYELVPTPSPPPPQPTYRLVPATFAPPVIQSIRVDYQLTRSLAPEAIITENDFVYSENLAVAATQPFTPFRSTTDTQPSLYLGFSLPPGRQEFPNRPISIYIKVPEISNSEALRLAWEYSNGETWQTLVVRDETAGFSRSGLVEVLVPADFTPSTEFGRERYWLRVRLLSSTELTAPHLQRLLLNTTMAIQAQTLHNEILGSSNSTEFQTFRATRTPILDGQQLDVQESDGWTHWQEVTDFYGSTPRDRHYLLNHLTGEIRFGDGQQGMIPPTGTGNIRLTRYQTGGGAAGNRNPGAIAQLKTTVPFIKAVTNFEAATGGTDAESLESLRDRIPRQLRHRDRAVTVEDYQDLAMQASPEVARAKCVPLHNLVVNPVITSQTSITPGVLSVIVVPNSDAPNPSPSLELINRVQSYLERRRLPNADLVVVGPEYVRVDVTTEVSLVSLDSASGVAASVRQTLDRFLHPLTGGLDGNGWDFGREPYKSDLYALLEAIPGVDYIRSLSISPIPDSSQFLVYSGNHTINLTI
- a CDS encoding baseplate J/gp47 family protein, translated to MPLSLPNLDDRTYNDLVAEALNLIPTYAPEWTNHNPSDPGITLIEMFAHITEMLLYRQNRITQQNIQMFLRLLNNPEWQPGEDLQRDVQDTVLNLRQHDRVVTCEDFEEIALASDPNVARAYCVPRRNLESENSLDRSVNRPGHISVIVIPQSQDPIPQPTPELLQLIKDNLEPRRLLTTRVHVVGPRYFPVGIRLTLVLKRDAIESKTHDAAISALKKFFDPLMGGSQGKGWSFGRNVYVSEIYQLLDNLSGVDYVTRTNDRDELIVVDRSRLVQQSEELVAVEIRPEELVEFRLDTSEITIKSPLQL
- a CDS encoding phage tail protein, with translation MRSPSTLLNYLPAIYQTDPFIGQFFLAFEKILLGRQDEVTFPDRGLEEAIANFPTYLDPYKTPESFLSWLASWVALSVRADWPVPIQRDFIANIVQRYRFRGTKANLQELLRMFVRGTPEIIETNTAEFQIGVHSTIGEDTYLRGGSPHFFQVTIVLPEELRNRPQELARQLEIAHAIIELEKPAHTTYELIPIYPGTMQIGVTSTVGIDTLLGTVPVSSSTSIN
- a CDS encoding Fic family protein; translation: MERGLQGDYIPNTTTSERFLAFVPRPLPPVPPLQLDSNLYDLIERANRALGRLDGLTTLLPEPSLFLYLYVRKEALLSSKIEGTQSSFSDLLLYEIEEAPGVPLNDVQEVSRYVAALNHGLTRLREGFPLSLRLIREIHQVLLSGGRGSERTPGEFRRTQNWVGGTRPGNALFVPPPPTEVIPCLGSLEKFLHDEPERTPVLIKAALSHVQFESIHPFLDGNGRLGRLLITFLLCAEGALSEPLLYLSLYFKTHRQLYYDLLQQVRIKGDWEAWLIFFLEGVMVTSEQASSTARRLLTLFENDRQRLGTLGRGANSTLRLHNLMRKKPLFSITHAKNELGLTIPTVTSALKNLESLGMVKEITGRRRDRLFVYNEYLSILNEGIDS